From the Bacillus tuaregi genome, one window contains:
- a CDS encoding transcriptional regulator translates to METVVIEKDINVYCVTAKSFPDGILDAHKQLHGLLPSKERKFFGLSRPENGTIIYKAAAEVLAEDNLDVETYVIKKGHYRCITVLNFMKDHQGIGRAFSELTSDPDIDPNGYCLEYYYNDEDVTCMVRLKDR, encoded by the coding sequence ATGGAAACGGTAGTGATTGAGAAAGATATCAATGTCTATTGTGTAACGGCAAAATCCTTTCCAGACGGGATTCTGGATGCTCATAAGCAGCTGCATGGGTTGCTTCCTTCAAAGGAAAGAAAATTCTTCGGTCTATCCCGTCCGGAAAACGGGACGATAATCTACAAAGCAGCCGCTGAAGTTTTGGCAGAGGACAATCTTGATGTAGAAACATATGTCATTAAAAAGGGTCACTATAGATGTATAACCGTATTGAATTTTATGAAAGACCATCAGGGCATTGGTCGTGCATTTAGTGAATTAACCTCAGACCCTGACATTGATCCAAATGGATATTGTCTCGAGTATTATTATAATGATGAAGATGTTACATGTATGGTGCGATTAAAAGATAGGTAG
- a CDS encoding DUF4003 family protein produces MMMDIALFQENIEILRQSGGKWIDQRLVMMTAAQCTAKGKRINGTDFKNVIEKVKKSSSAFSPLRLITFSIAGLIYIKTNHYDHEIDRLHRNYKALKEKGFQSSMHTYMAAMLMEEDTEVSRLKGIFQRQISVIGWDGCEYFSRMEHRPIFLKYAGMS; encoded by the coding sequence ATGATGATGGATATTGCTCTATTTCAGGAGAATATAGAAATACTACGACAATCTGGTGGTAAATGGATAGATCAACGACTCGTTATGATGACCGCGGCACAGTGTACGGCAAAAGGTAAACGAATAAATGGGACCGATTTTAAAAATGTAATCGAAAAGGTGAAAAAAAGCTCGTCTGCGTTTTCCCCATTAAGATTGATTACTTTTTCAATTGCAGGATTAATCTATATAAAAACGAATCATTATGACCATGAAATCGATCGTTTACATCGTAACTACAAAGCACTCAAAGAGAAAGGCTTCCAATCTTCCATGCACACTTATATGGCGGCCATGCTAATGGAAGAAGATACAGAGGTAAGCCGACTCAAAGGAATATTTCAACGACAAATTAGTGTGATAGGCTGGGACGGTTGTGAATATTTCAGTAGAATGGAACACCGTCCCATTTTTCTTAAATATGCAGGCATGTCCTAA
- a CDS encoding YehS family protein produces the protein MDNNDILIRLRYALDIKNTDMVEIFKLGGIELTKEEVLKVLTKSKDSDEEADFDYDLNENEEHIKCDDHMLESFLNGLIIFKRGKQDPKPGQPAQSIKSHEHVNNLLLKRVKIALSLTSEDMLDILADAGAILTKGELGAVLRKAGHRNYKVCGDRYARNFLKGLAIRFRG, from the coding sequence ATGGATAATAATGATATATTAATTAGATTAAGATATGCCCTAGATATCAAAAATACTGATATGGTAGAGATATTTAAGCTTGGTGGTATTGAATTAACAAAAGAAGAAGTGCTTAAAGTGCTGACAAAATCAAAAGACAGTGATGAGGAAGCTGATTTTGATTATGATTTAAATGAAAATGAAGAACATATCAAATGTGATGATCACATGCTAGAGTCATTTTTAAATGGATTGATTATTTTTAAAAGAGGAAAGCAAGATCCTAAACCAGGTCAGCCGGCACAGTCTATTAAGAGCCATGAGCATGTTAATAATCTCCTCTTAAAGAGAGTAAAAATTGCGCTGTCATTAACAAGTGAAGATATGCTCGATATTTTAGCGGATGCAGGGGCAATCCTAACTAAAGGGGAATTAGGTGCTGTCTTAAGAAAAGCAGGGCATAGAAATTATAAAGTGTGCGGTGATCGCTACGCTAGAAATTTCTTGAAAGGTTTAGCCATAAGATTCAGGGGATAG